A window of the Enoplosus armatus isolate fEnoArm2 chromosome 5, fEnoArm2.hap1, whole genome shotgun sequence genome harbors these coding sequences:
- the prdm10 gene encoding PR domain zinc finger protein 10 isoform X2, whose translation METKQEPSAVWSQAANNDSSNGTQVHFEGGTVAQIVYSGDQADRGQQQVVYTADGNSYTSVESAEHTLVYIHPADGTQTVFADQPQVAYIQQDGTTQQVTVLLPSGQNMNAANLHVLSNVAEAPQAILEPVSQEQLSVSNSLPSMADMADPPTSPLGATDSTDDSDEDEDEDSEMDDWEPREAQSFNPHSLWCEECNNANPSVCLKHGPVHPIPNRPVMSKARASLPLVLYIDRFLGGVFSKRRIPKRTQFGPVEGPLVPQNELQEHYIHLKLCMLDAEKDGEKSDDMWLDLSDEDSCNWMMFVRPAQNHLEQNLVAYQYGSEIFYTTIKNIQPKQELKVWYAASYAEFVNQKIHDVTEEERKVLREQEKNWPCYECNRRFVSSEQLQQHLNMHDDKLNSVTKSRGRGRGRGRRRFGTGRRPGRPPKFIRLDPPVDSGGDKTTEMLELTEKPLEELAEGAQNGLKVVEMEPEVEAATEAEGQLIPPAGEPVPESVTPPTNTDLPVPVKEDPAQSSQSDAHLTSQDMRRAKRIRMDVQNAALQHLFIRKSFRPFKCTHCGKAFRDKDKLDQHLRVHGRDAYAFSCHICSKSFMSDSALEDHLLVHTENRSYSCLLCPETFERLDLLKDHVGVHAVDGCFTCPSCKKTFTDFIQVKKHIRCFHSEKIFQCPDCEKAFCRPDKLRLHMLRHSDRKDFLCSTCGKQFKRKDKLREHMQRMHNPDREAKKADRIHRSKTLKLKMPTTDFESFMFKCRVCMMGFRRRGMLVNHLSKRHPEMRIDDVPELTLPIIKPNRDYFCQYCDKVYKSASKRKAHILKNHPGAELPPSIRKLRPAAPGEPDPMLSTHTQLTGTIATAPVCCPHCAKQYSSKTKMVQHIRKKHPEFAQLANTIQTPLTTAVISSAPAVISADGTTAEAVVTTDLLTQAMTELSQTLTTDYRTAQGDYQRIQYIPVSQAGGSLSQPQHIQLQVVQVAPASSPHSQHPTVDVSQLHDPHGYSQHSIQVQHIQVTEPSGAGQGATQVTGQPLSPTSQQPSQELSPTQLTPVTLAQSHTLQTSSTQQQQQQQQQGTVQHAYIPGNWNYRGYSSEIQMMALPHAQYVIAEASTPVSGVNSNQVKTTHYVISEGQTELEAKQTVPQNTSQTHTEHLEQQPTNQQPTTQYIITTTTNGSGTSEVHITKP comes from the exons ATGGAGACCAAGCAGGAACCCTCTGCTGTGTGGAGTCAGGCTGCTAACAATGATTCAAGCAACGGCACACAG GTGCATTTTGAAGGCGGCACAGTGGCCCAGATAGTGTACAGTGGAGATCAGGCGGACCgaggacagcagcaggtggttTACACAGCAGACGGGAACTCTTATACCTCTGTTGAGTCTGCAGAACATACGCTGGTCTACATACACCCTGCAGATGGCACTCAG ACTGTATTTGCTGATCAGCCACAAGTGGCTTACATTCAGCAGGATGGTACAACTCAACAG GTCACAGTTTTGCTGCCCAGTGGACAGAACATGAATGCTGCTAATCTGCATGTTCTCAGTAATGTAGCAGAGGCTCCCCAAGCTATCCTGGAGCCAGTTTCCCAG gagcagctGTCTGTGTCCAACTCGCTCCCCTCCATGGCTGACATGGCGGACCCCCCCACCAGTCCGCTCGGGGCCACAGACTCCACAGACGATTCTGACGAAGACGAGGATGAAGACTCTGAGATGGACGACTGGGAACCTCGTGAGGCTCAATCATTCAACCCTCACAGCCTCT GGTGTGAGGAGTGTAATAATGCCAacccctctgtgtgtctgaagcACGGCCCTGTGCACCCCATCCCCAACCGGCCGGTGATGTCCAAGGCCCGGGCCAGTCTGCCTCTGGTCCTCTACATCGATCGCTTCCTGGGCGGGGTGTTCTCCAAGAGACGCATCCCAAAGCGCACACAGTTTGGTCCGGTGGAGGGACCCCTGGTTCCTCAGAACGAACTACAGGAACACTACATTCATCTGAAA CTGTGCATGCTTGAtgcagagaaagatggagagaagtctgatgacatgtGGTTGGACCTTTCTGATGAGGACAGCTGTAACTGGATGATGTTTGTGAGACCTGCTCAGAACCACCTGGAGCAGAACCTGGTGGCCTATCAGTACGGCTCAGAGATATTTTACACAACCATCAAGAACATCCAACCAAAACAAGAGCTCAAG GTGTGGTATGCGGCATCATATGCAGAGTTTGTCAATCAGAAGATCCACGATGttacagaagaagagagaaaag TGCTCCGGGAGCAAGAGAAGAACTGGCCTTGTTATGAGTGTAACCGCCGCTTTGTGAGCTCTGaacaactgcagcagcatctcaACATGCATGACGACAAGTTAAACTCTGTTACCaa atCCAGAGGCCGGGGTCGAggaagaggcaggaggaggtTTGGGACAGGAAGAAGACCAGGACGCCCACCTAAATTTATTCGTTTGGATCCACCAGTAGACAGCGGTGGGGACAAGACAACA GAGATGCTGGAGTTGACGGAGAAGCCGCTGGAGGAGCTAGCGGAGGGAGCTCAGAATGGGCTGAAGGTGGTGGAGATGGAGCCCGAGGTGGAGGCTGCGACTGAGGCAGAGGGCCAGCTTATACCTCCTGCAGGGGAACCGGTCCCAGAGTCTGTTACCCCTCCCACCAACACAGATCTGCCAGTTCCAGTTAAGGAGGACCCGGCACagagcagccaatcagacgcCCACCTCACATCTCAGGACATGCGCCGTGCCAAGAGGATACGG ATGGATGTGCAG AACGCAGCGCTGCAGCACCTTTTCATCAGGAAGAGTTTCCGGCCTTTTAAATGCACCCACTGTGGCAAGGCCTTCCGGGACAAAGACAAGCTGGATCAGCACCTGCGGGTCCATGGCCGGGATGCCTACGCCTTTTCCTGCCACATTTGCAGCAAGAGCTTCATGAGTGACTCAGCCCTGGAAGACCATCTGCTGGTGCACACGGAGAATCGCTCCTACTCTTGTCTCTTATGCCCAGAAACCTTTGAAAGGCTGGACCTGCTCAAGGACCATGTAGGGGTACATGCTGTGGACGGCTGCTTCACCTGTCCTTCCTGCAAGAAGACGTTCACTGACTTCATCCAG GTGAAGAAGCATATCCGCTGCTTCCATTCAGAGAAGATCTTCCAGTGCCCAGACTGTGAAAAGGCCTTCTGCCGGCCAGACAAGCTGCGTTTGCACATGTTGCGGCACTCTGACCGCAAGGACTTCCTGTGCTCAACATGTGGCAAACAATTCAAG AGGAAGGATAAGCTGCGGGAGCACATGCAGCGCATGCACAATCCCGACAGAGAGGCCAAGAAGGCTGACCGAATCCACCGCTCCAAAACCCTCAAGCTGAAGATGCCCACCACTGACTTCGAGAGCTTCATGTTCAAATGCAGAGTGTGCATGATGGGGTTCAGACGCAGAGGGATGCTG GTCAATCATTTGTCCAAGCGCCACCCAGAGATGCGTATTGATGATGTGCCTGAGCTAACGCTGCCAATTATCAAGCCCAACAGGGACTACTTCTGCCAGTATTGTGACAAG GTGTATAAGAGTGCCAGTAAGAGGAAAGCCCACATACTGAAGAACCACCCCGGGGCAGAATTGCCTCCCAGCATCCGCAAGTTGCGTCCGGCTGCTCCCGGTGAGCCAGACCCAATGTTGagcacacacacccagctgACTGGCACCATCGCCACTGCACCGGTCTGTTGCCCACACTGTGCCAAACAGTACAGCAGCAAG ACTAAGATGGTTCAGCACATCAGGAAGAAGCATCCAGAGTTTGCTCAACTCGCCAACACGATCCAGACTCCTCTGACTACAGCTGTGATCAGTAGTGCTCCTGCAGTCATCAGTGCAGATGGTACCACAGCTGAGGCTGTAGTG aCCACAGATTTGCTGACCCAAGCCATGACGGAGCTTTCTCAAACACTGACCACAGACTACCGCACAGCGCAGGGAGACTACCAGAGGATCCAGTACATCCCTGTGTCTCAGGCGGGAGGCAGCCTGTCCCAGCCGCAACACATTCAGCTGCAGGTGGTGCAGGTGGCTCCG GCTTCCTCCCCACATTCCCAGCACCCGACAGTAGATGTGAGCCAGCTGCATGACCCTCATGGCTACAGCCAGCACTCCATCCAGGTACAACACATCCAGGTCACTGAGCCCTCAGGCGCTGGACAAGGTGCCACCCAG GTCACAGGTCAGCCTCTCAGCCCCACCTCCCAGCAGCCTAGTCAGGAGCTGAGCCCCACCCAGCTGACCCCCGTGACTTTAGCTCAGAGCCACACTCTGCAGACCAGCAgcacccagcagcagcagcagcagcaacagcaggggACCGTGCAGCACGCTTACATACCCGGGAACTGGAACTACCGAGGCTACT CATCTGAGATCCAGATGATGGCTCTACCTCACGCGCAGTATGTGATAGCTGAGGCCAGCACACCTGTATCTGGAGTCAACAGTAACCAGGTGAAAACG ACACACTATGTTATCTCCGAGGGTCAGACTGAGCTGGAGGCCAAGCAAACTGTTCCTCAAAACACAAGCCAGACCCACACTGAACATCTGGAGCAGCAGCCGACCAATCAGCAGCCCACCACGCAGTACATCATCACCACAACCACCAATGGCAGCGGCACTAGTGAAGTTCACATCACAAAACCCTGA
- the prdm10 gene encoding PR domain zinc finger protein 10 isoform X3, producing the protein METKQEPSAVWSQAANNDSSNGTQVHFEGGTVAQIVYSGDQADRGQQQVVYTADGNSYTSVESAEHTLVYIHPADGTQEQLSVSNSLPSMADMADPPTSPLGATDSTDDSDEDEDEDSEMDDWEPREAQSFNPHSLWCEECNNANPSVCLKHGPVHPIPNRPVMSKARASLPLVLYIDRFLGGVFSKRRIPKRTQFGPVEGPLVPQNELQEHYIHLKLCMLDAEKDGEKSDDMWLDLSDEDSCNWMMFVRPAQNHLEQNLVAYQYGSEIFYTTIKNIQPKQELKVWYAASYAEFVNQKIHDVTEEERKVLREQEKNWPCYECNRRFVSSEQLQQHLNMHDDKLNSVTKSRGRGRGRGRRRFGTGRRPGRPPKFIRLDPPVDSGGDKTTEMLELTEKPLEELAEGAQNGLKVVEMEPEVEAATEAEGQLIPPAGEPVPESVTPPTNTDLPVPVKEDPAQSSQSDAHLTSQDMRRAKRIRNAALQHLFIRKSFRPFKCTHCGKAFRDKDKLDQHLRVHGRDAYAFSCHICSKSFMSDSALEDHLLVHTENRSYSCLLCPETFERLDLLKDHVGVHAVDGCFTCPSCKKTFTDFIQVKKHIRCFHSEKIFQCPDCEKAFCRPDKLRLHMLRHSDRKDFLCSTCGKQFKRKDKLREHMQRMHNPDREAKKADRIHRSKTLKLKMPTTDFESFMFKCRVCMMGFRRRGMLVNHLSKRHPEMRIDDVPELTLPIIKPNRDYFCQYCDKVYKSASKRKAHILKNHPGAELPPSIRKLRPAAPGEPDPMLSTHTQLTGTIATAPVCCPHCAKQYSSKTKMVQHIRKKHPEFAQLANTIQTPLTTAVISSAPAVISADGTTAEAVVTTDLLTQAMTELSQTLTTDYRTAQGDYQRIQYIPVSQAGGSLSQPQHIQLQVVQVAPASSPHSQHPTVDVSQLHDPHGYSQHSIQVQHIQVTEPSGAGQGATQVTGQPLSPTSQQPSQELSPTQLTPVTLAQSHTLQTSSTQQQQQQQQQGTVQHAYIPGNWNYRGYSSEIQMMALPHAQYVIAEASTPVSGVNSNQVKTTHYVISEGQTELEAKQTVPQNTSQTHTEHLEQQPTNQQPTTQYIITTTTNGSGTSEVHITKP; encoded by the exons ATGGAGACCAAGCAGGAACCCTCTGCTGTGTGGAGTCAGGCTGCTAACAATGATTCAAGCAACGGCACACAG GTGCATTTTGAAGGCGGCACAGTGGCCCAGATAGTGTACAGTGGAGATCAGGCGGACCgaggacagcagcaggtggttTACACAGCAGACGGGAACTCTTATACCTCTGTTGAGTCTGCAGAACATACGCTGGTCTACATACACCCTGCAGATGGCACTCAG gagcagctGTCTGTGTCCAACTCGCTCCCCTCCATGGCTGACATGGCGGACCCCCCCACCAGTCCGCTCGGGGCCACAGACTCCACAGACGATTCTGACGAAGACGAGGATGAAGACTCTGAGATGGACGACTGGGAACCTCGTGAGGCTCAATCATTCAACCCTCACAGCCTCT GGTGTGAGGAGTGTAATAATGCCAacccctctgtgtgtctgaagcACGGCCCTGTGCACCCCATCCCCAACCGGCCGGTGATGTCCAAGGCCCGGGCCAGTCTGCCTCTGGTCCTCTACATCGATCGCTTCCTGGGCGGGGTGTTCTCCAAGAGACGCATCCCAAAGCGCACACAGTTTGGTCCGGTGGAGGGACCCCTGGTTCCTCAGAACGAACTACAGGAACACTACATTCATCTGAAA CTGTGCATGCTTGAtgcagagaaagatggagagaagtctgatgacatgtGGTTGGACCTTTCTGATGAGGACAGCTGTAACTGGATGATGTTTGTGAGACCTGCTCAGAACCACCTGGAGCAGAACCTGGTGGCCTATCAGTACGGCTCAGAGATATTTTACACAACCATCAAGAACATCCAACCAAAACAAGAGCTCAAG GTGTGGTATGCGGCATCATATGCAGAGTTTGTCAATCAGAAGATCCACGATGttacagaagaagagagaaaag TGCTCCGGGAGCAAGAGAAGAACTGGCCTTGTTATGAGTGTAACCGCCGCTTTGTGAGCTCTGaacaactgcagcagcatctcaACATGCATGACGACAAGTTAAACTCTGTTACCaa atCCAGAGGCCGGGGTCGAggaagaggcaggaggaggtTTGGGACAGGAAGAAGACCAGGACGCCCACCTAAATTTATTCGTTTGGATCCACCAGTAGACAGCGGTGGGGACAAGACAACA GAGATGCTGGAGTTGACGGAGAAGCCGCTGGAGGAGCTAGCGGAGGGAGCTCAGAATGGGCTGAAGGTGGTGGAGATGGAGCCCGAGGTGGAGGCTGCGACTGAGGCAGAGGGCCAGCTTATACCTCCTGCAGGGGAACCGGTCCCAGAGTCTGTTACCCCTCCCACCAACACAGATCTGCCAGTTCCAGTTAAGGAGGACCCGGCACagagcagccaatcagacgcCCACCTCACATCTCAGGACATGCGCCGTGCCAAGAGGATACGG AACGCAGCGCTGCAGCACCTTTTCATCAGGAAGAGTTTCCGGCCTTTTAAATGCACCCACTGTGGCAAGGCCTTCCGGGACAAAGACAAGCTGGATCAGCACCTGCGGGTCCATGGCCGGGATGCCTACGCCTTTTCCTGCCACATTTGCAGCAAGAGCTTCATGAGTGACTCAGCCCTGGAAGACCATCTGCTGGTGCACACGGAGAATCGCTCCTACTCTTGTCTCTTATGCCCAGAAACCTTTGAAAGGCTGGACCTGCTCAAGGACCATGTAGGGGTACATGCTGTGGACGGCTGCTTCACCTGTCCTTCCTGCAAGAAGACGTTCACTGACTTCATCCAG GTGAAGAAGCATATCCGCTGCTTCCATTCAGAGAAGATCTTCCAGTGCCCAGACTGTGAAAAGGCCTTCTGCCGGCCAGACAAGCTGCGTTTGCACATGTTGCGGCACTCTGACCGCAAGGACTTCCTGTGCTCAACATGTGGCAAACAATTCAAG AGGAAGGATAAGCTGCGGGAGCACATGCAGCGCATGCACAATCCCGACAGAGAGGCCAAGAAGGCTGACCGAATCCACCGCTCCAAAACCCTCAAGCTGAAGATGCCCACCACTGACTTCGAGAGCTTCATGTTCAAATGCAGAGTGTGCATGATGGGGTTCAGACGCAGAGGGATGCTG GTCAATCATTTGTCCAAGCGCCACCCAGAGATGCGTATTGATGATGTGCCTGAGCTAACGCTGCCAATTATCAAGCCCAACAGGGACTACTTCTGCCAGTATTGTGACAAG GTGTATAAGAGTGCCAGTAAGAGGAAAGCCCACATACTGAAGAACCACCCCGGGGCAGAATTGCCTCCCAGCATCCGCAAGTTGCGTCCGGCTGCTCCCGGTGAGCCAGACCCAATGTTGagcacacacacccagctgACTGGCACCATCGCCACTGCACCGGTCTGTTGCCCACACTGTGCCAAACAGTACAGCAGCAAG ACTAAGATGGTTCAGCACATCAGGAAGAAGCATCCAGAGTTTGCTCAACTCGCCAACACGATCCAGACTCCTCTGACTACAGCTGTGATCAGTAGTGCTCCTGCAGTCATCAGTGCAGATGGTACCACAGCTGAGGCTGTAGTG aCCACAGATTTGCTGACCCAAGCCATGACGGAGCTTTCTCAAACACTGACCACAGACTACCGCACAGCGCAGGGAGACTACCAGAGGATCCAGTACATCCCTGTGTCTCAGGCGGGAGGCAGCCTGTCCCAGCCGCAACACATTCAGCTGCAGGTGGTGCAGGTGGCTCCG GCTTCCTCCCCACATTCCCAGCACCCGACAGTAGATGTGAGCCAGCTGCATGACCCTCATGGCTACAGCCAGCACTCCATCCAGGTACAACACATCCAGGTCACTGAGCCCTCAGGCGCTGGACAAGGTGCCACCCAG GTCACAGGTCAGCCTCTCAGCCCCACCTCCCAGCAGCCTAGTCAGGAGCTGAGCCCCACCCAGCTGACCCCCGTGACTTTAGCTCAGAGCCACACTCTGCAGACCAGCAgcacccagcagcagcagcagcagcaacagcaggggACCGTGCAGCACGCTTACATACCCGGGAACTGGAACTACCGAGGCTACT CATCTGAGATCCAGATGATGGCTCTACCTCACGCGCAGTATGTGATAGCTGAGGCCAGCACACCTGTATCTGGAGTCAACAGTAACCAGGTGAAAACG ACACACTATGTTATCTCCGAGGGTCAGACTGAGCTGGAGGCCAAGCAAACTGTTCCTCAAAACACAAGCCAGACCCACACTGAACATCTGGAGCAGCAGCCGACCAATCAGCAGCCCACCACGCAGTACATCATCACCACAACCACCAATGGCAGCGGCACTAGTGAAGTTCACATCACAAAACCCTGA
- the prdm10 gene encoding PR domain zinc finger protein 10 isoform X1, which translates to METKQEPSAVWSQAANNDSSNGTQVHFEGGTVAQIVYSGDQADRGQQQVVYTADGNSYTSVESAEHTLVYIHPADGTQTVFADQPQVAYIQQDGTTQQVTVLLPSGQNMNAANLHVLSNVAEAPQAILEPVSQEQLSVSNSLPSMADMADPPTSPLGATDSTDDSDEDEDEDSEMDDWEPREAQSFNPHSLWCEECNNANPSVCLKHGPVHPIPNRPVMSKARASLPLVLYIDRFLGGVFSKRRIPKRTQFGPVEGPLVPQNELQEHYIHLKLCMLDAEKDGEKSDDMWLDLSDEDSCNWMMFVRPAQNHLEQNLVAYQYGSEIFYTTIKNIQPKQELKVWYAASYAEFVNQKIHDVTEEERKVLREQEKNWPCYECNRRFVSSEQLQQHLNMHDDKLNSVTKSRGRGRGRGRRRFGTGRRPGRPPKFIRLDPPVDSGGDKTTEMLELTEKPLEELAEGAQNGLKVVEMEPEVEAATEAEGQLIPPAGEPVPESVTPPTNTDLPVPVKEDPAQSSQSDAHLTSQDMRRAKRIRNAALQHLFIRKSFRPFKCTHCGKAFRDKDKLDQHLRVHGRDAYAFSCHICSKSFMSDSALEDHLLVHTENRSYSCLLCPETFERLDLLKDHVGVHAVDGCFTCPSCKKTFTDFIQVKKHIRCFHSEKIFQCPDCEKAFCRPDKLRLHMLRHSDRKDFLCSTCGKQFKRKDKLREHMQRMHNPDREAKKADRIHRSKTLKLKMPTTDFESFMFKCRVCMMGFRRRGMLVNHLSKRHPEMRIDDVPELTLPIIKPNRDYFCQYCDKVYKSASKRKAHILKNHPGAELPPSIRKLRPAAPGEPDPMLSTHTQLTGTIATAPVCCPHCAKQYSSKTKMVQHIRKKHPEFAQLANTIQTPLTTAVISSAPAVISADGTTAEAVVTTDLLTQAMTELSQTLTTDYRTAQGDYQRIQYIPVSQAGGSLSQPQHIQLQVVQVAPASSPHSQHPTVDVSQLHDPHGYSQHSIQVQHIQVTEPSGAGQGATQVTGQPLSPTSQQPSQELSPTQLTPVTLAQSHTLQTSSTQQQQQQQQQGTVQHAYIPGNWNYRGYSSEIQMMALPHAQYVIAEASTPVSGVNSNQVKTTHYVISEGQTELEAKQTVPQNTSQTHTEHLEQQPTNQQPTTQYIITTTTNGSGTSEVHITKP; encoded by the exons ATGGAGACCAAGCAGGAACCCTCTGCTGTGTGGAGTCAGGCTGCTAACAATGATTCAAGCAACGGCACACAG GTGCATTTTGAAGGCGGCACAGTGGCCCAGATAGTGTACAGTGGAGATCAGGCGGACCgaggacagcagcaggtggttTACACAGCAGACGGGAACTCTTATACCTCTGTTGAGTCTGCAGAACATACGCTGGTCTACATACACCCTGCAGATGGCACTCAG ACTGTATTTGCTGATCAGCCACAAGTGGCTTACATTCAGCAGGATGGTACAACTCAACAG GTCACAGTTTTGCTGCCCAGTGGACAGAACATGAATGCTGCTAATCTGCATGTTCTCAGTAATGTAGCAGAGGCTCCCCAAGCTATCCTGGAGCCAGTTTCCCAG gagcagctGTCTGTGTCCAACTCGCTCCCCTCCATGGCTGACATGGCGGACCCCCCCACCAGTCCGCTCGGGGCCACAGACTCCACAGACGATTCTGACGAAGACGAGGATGAAGACTCTGAGATGGACGACTGGGAACCTCGTGAGGCTCAATCATTCAACCCTCACAGCCTCT GGTGTGAGGAGTGTAATAATGCCAacccctctgtgtgtctgaagcACGGCCCTGTGCACCCCATCCCCAACCGGCCGGTGATGTCCAAGGCCCGGGCCAGTCTGCCTCTGGTCCTCTACATCGATCGCTTCCTGGGCGGGGTGTTCTCCAAGAGACGCATCCCAAAGCGCACACAGTTTGGTCCGGTGGAGGGACCCCTGGTTCCTCAGAACGAACTACAGGAACACTACATTCATCTGAAA CTGTGCATGCTTGAtgcagagaaagatggagagaagtctgatgacatgtGGTTGGACCTTTCTGATGAGGACAGCTGTAACTGGATGATGTTTGTGAGACCTGCTCAGAACCACCTGGAGCAGAACCTGGTGGCCTATCAGTACGGCTCAGAGATATTTTACACAACCATCAAGAACATCCAACCAAAACAAGAGCTCAAG GTGTGGTATGCGGCATCATATGCAGAGTTTGTCAATCAGAAGATCCACGATGttacagaagaagagagaaaag TGCTCCGGGAGCAAGAGAAGAACTGGCCTTGTTATGAGTGTAACCGCCGCTTTGTGAGCTCTGaacaactgcagcagcatctcaACATGCATGACGACAAGTTAAACTCTGTTACCaa atCCAGAGGCCGGGGTCGAggaagaggcaggaggaggtTTGGGACAGGAAGAAGACCAGGACGCCCACCTAAATTTATTCGTTTGGATCCACCAGTAGACAGCGGTGGGGACAAGACAACA GAGATGCTGGAGTTGACGGAGAAGCCGCTGGAGGAGCTAGCGGAGGGAGCTCAGAATGGGCTGAAGGTGGTGGAGATGGAGCCCGAGGTGGAGGCTGCGACTGAGGCAGAGGGCCAGCTTATACCTCCTGCAGGGGAACCGGTCCCAGAGTCTGTTACCCCTCCCACCAACACAGATCTGCCAGTTCCAGTTAAGGAGGACCCGGCACagagcagccaatcagacgcCCACCTCACATCTCAGGACATGCGCCGTGCCAAGAGGATACGG AACGCAGCGCTGCAGCACCTTTTCATCAGGAAGAGTTTCCGGCCTTTTAAATGCACCCACTGTGGCAAGGCCTTCCGGGACAAAGACAAGCTGGATCAGCACCTGCGGGTCCATGGCCGGGATGCCTACGCCTTTTCCTGCCACATTTGCAGCAAGAGCTTCATGAGTGACTCAGCCCTGGAAGACCATCTGCTGGTGCACACGGAGAATCGCTCCTACTCTTGTCTCTTATGCCCAGAAACCTTTGAAAGGCTGGACCTGCTCAAGGACCATGTAGGGGTACATGCTGTGGACGGCTGCTTCACCTGTCCTTCCTGCAAGAAGACGTTCACTGACTTCATCCAG GTGAAGAAGCATATCCGCTGCTTCCATTCAGAGAAGATCTTCCAGTGCCCAGACTGTGAAAAGGCCTTCTGCCGGCCAGACAAGCTGCGTTTGCACATGTTGCGGCACTCTGACCGCAAGGACTTCCTGTGCTCAACATGTGGCAAACAATTCAAG AGGAAGGATAAGCTGCGGGAGCACATGCAGCGCATGCACAATCCCGACAGAGAGGCCAAGAAGGCTGACCGAATCCACCGCTCCAAAACCCTCAAGCTGAAGATGCCCACCACTGACTTCGAGAGCTTCATGTTCAAATGCAGAGTGTGCATGATGGGGTTCAGACGCAGAGGGATGCTG GTCAATCATTTGTCCAAGCGCCACCCAGAGATGCGTATTGATGATGTGCCTGAGCTAACGCTGCCAATTATCAAGCCCAACAGGGACTACTTCTGCCAGTATTGTGACAAG GTGTATAAGAGTGCCAGTAAGAGGAAAGCCCACATACTGAAGAACCACCCCGGGGCAGAATTGCCTCCCAGCATCCGCAAGTTGCGTCCGGCTGCTCCCGGTGAGCCAGACCCAATGTTGagcacacacacccagctgACTGGCACCATCGCCACTGCACCGGTCTGTTGCCCACACTGTGCCAAACAGTACAGCAGCAAG ACTAAGATGGTTCAGCACATCAGGAAGAAGCATCCAGAGTTTGCTCAACTCGCCAACACGATCCAGACTCCTCTGACTACAGCTGTGATCAGTAGTGCTCCTGCAGTCATCAGTGCAGATGGTACCACAGCTGAGGCTGTAGTG aCCACAGATTTGCTGACCCAAGCCATGACGGAGCTTTCTCAAACACTGACCACAGACTACCGCACAGCGCAGGGAGACTACCAGAGGATCCAGTACATCCCTGTGTCTCAGGCGGGAGGCAGCCTGTCCCAGCCGCAACACATTCAGCTGCAGGTGGTGCAGGTGGCTCCG GCTTCCTCCCCACATTCCCAGCACCCGACAGTAGATGTGAGCCAGCTGCATGACCCTCATGGCTACAGCCAGCACTCCATCCAGGTACAACACATCCAGGTCACTGAGCCCTCAGGCGCTGGACAAGGTGCCACCCAG GTCACAGGTCAGCCTCTCAGCCCCACCTCCCAGCAGCCTAGTCAGGAGCTGAGCCCCACCCAGCTGACCCCCGTGACTTTAGCTCAGAGCCACACTCTGCAGACCAGCAgcacccagcagcagcagcagcagcaacagcaggggACCGTGCAGCACGCTTACATACCCGGGAACTGGAACTACCGAGGCTACT CATCTGAGATCCAGATGATGGCTCTACCTCACGCGCAGTATGTGATAGCTGAGGCCAGCACACCTGTATCTGGAGTCAACAGTAACCAGGTGAAAACG ACACACTATGTTATCTCCGAGGGTCAGACTGAGCTGGAGGCCAAGCAAACTGTTCCTCAAAACACAAGCCAGACCCACACTGAACATCTGGAGCAGCAGCCGACCAATCAGCAGCCCACCACGCAGTACATCATCACCACAACCACCAATGGCAGCGGCACTAGTGAAGTTCACATCACAAAACCCTGA